The Maridesulfovibrio salexigens DSM 2638 region GGCAACTTGTATTGTGTGATAGTGCTAATAGATGTTTATATCTGCTTAAAATAGCTGGAGAAACTATATATGTATATTGTAACTGGCGGAGCCGGTTTTATCGGCAGTGCCATGGTTTGGAAATTAAACCAGATGGGAATCGACGATATCCTGATTGTCGATAACCTTGCTAAGACTGATAAATGGAAAAATTTAGTCAATCTGCGCTACGAGGATTACATTCACAGGGATCAGTTTTTCAAGTTCATTCTTGAAGGTGACGATCCCTTTAAAACTGATGCTGTAATCCACATGGGTGCCTGTTCTTCAACCACGGAACAGGATGCGGACTTTCTCATGGAGAACAACTACCGCTATACCCAGATGCTTTGTCGCTTCTGCCTCCAGCATGACGTGCGTTTTATCAATGCTTCCAGCGCCGCCACCTACGGTGACGGACAGTTCGGATTTGATGACGACCATGAAGGCATTGATCGTCTCAAACCTATGAACATGTACGGGTACTCCAAACAGCTTTTCGACCTTTGGGCCAAGCGCGGCGGAGTGCTGGATAAGCTGGTCAGCCTCAAATTTTTCAATGTATTCGGACCTAACGAATACCATAAAGACGATATGAAGAGTGTTATCTGCAAGGCTTTTCACCAGATAGGTGAAACCGAAGAGATGAAGCTTTTCAAATCCTACAAGCCGGAATATCCCCACGGCGGCCAGAAGCGCGACTTTGTTTATATTAAAGATTGCGTTGACGTTATGTGGTGGTTCCTGCAGAACCCGCAGGCTAACGGTATCTTCAATATCGGTACCGGTCAGGCTCGCGAATGGAATGAACTTGCACGTTCTGTTTTCGCCGCGATGGATGTTGAACCGAACATCAGCTACATCGAGATGCCGGAAACAATTCGTGACAAGTACCAGTATTTCACTCAGGCCAATATGAGCAAGCTGGTGGAAGCTGGCTATGATAAGCCGTTTACTTCGCTGGAAGATGCGGCGAAAGATTATGTGCAGAATTATCTGGCTCAGGAAGATCCTTATCTCAAGAGTTAATTGTTAATCCGGTTAGCCGGGACAGTTTGAATATTAAAGGGCAGGTTGTTTTGAAATCCAGGTTCGTCATCTTTGTAGTTTTACTTCTCCTTTGTCTGCCGTGCGCTTCAATGGCACAGCAACAGATGACCGTGCCCATGACCGATAATAATGGCGTGGAGCAGAAGGGTGAGCAGTGGAAGTTTGCCGCAGATAAACTTGTTGTGGAAAGCGACAGCGAATACCTTCAGGCTTACGGGGATGTAACCCTTCGTAGTGGTGATAACTACATCAAGGCTGATTTTGCCCGTTTTTATCAGGCTACCAAGTGGATTTATCTGCGTGGTAATGTGAAAGCGCAGATCAAGGGCGACTTTTACGATGCGGCTGA contains the following coding sequences:
- the rfaD gene encoding ADP-glyceromanno-heptose 6-epimerase, producing MYIVTGGAGFIGSAMVWKLNQMGIDDILIVDNLAKTDKWKNLVNLRYEDYIHRDQFFKFILEGDDPFKTDAVIHMGACSSTTEQDADFLMENNYRYTQMLCRFCLQHDVRFINASSAATYGDGQFGFDDDHEGIDRLKPMNMYGYSKQLFDLWAKRGGVLDKLVSLKFFNVFGPNEYHKDDMKSVICKAFHQIGETEEMKLFKSYKPEYPHGGQKRDFVYIKDCVDVMWWFLQNPQANGIFNIGTGQAREWNELARSVFAAMDVEPNISYIEMPETIRDKYQYFTQANMSKLVEAGYDKPFTSLEDAAKDYVQNYLAQEDPYLKS